A window of Amycolatopsis australiensis contains these coding sequences:
- a CDS encoding sensor histidine kinase, whose protein sequence is MASRARELLDRSRVLLDRSRVAAAQFLTAPPRHPGHEPAAGPAVAELPPPAEPAPARADDTVLAEICASVALRDLNLLDQLLARLEELEAGEEDHHRLAELYQLDHLATRLRRNAENLRVLAGQETADDTARAISVLDVMRAAMSSIDHYARITIGRVVNLGVVGFAAEDLGRVLAELFDNAANQSSPSSPVNVSAHLTEQGSVLVRIEDEGIGIPADRIEGLNARLAAGGDLDDAAARHMGLAVVSRLAARHGVTVRLDRRSPHGTVATVLLPTGIVTELAEHAWSGTRTVTVEPVKAPAGAPAGAGALPRRRPGAFPREEPVTPAPRKPSPRPRPAEQAGGTTANGLPRRVPGSIRGAAPEPPPPPPAPGPPSDGHEQLLADLGAFADGEAAALAENRSPQDETPGGTAS, encoded by the coding sequence ATGGCGAGCCGGGCCCGGGAACTCCTGGATCGATCACGCGTCCTGCTGGACCGCTCGCGGGTCGCCGCGGCGCAGTTCCTCACCGCGCCGCCCAGGCACCCCGGTCACGAGCCCGCGGCCGGCCCGGCCGTCGCGGAGCTGCCGCCGCCGGCGGAACCCGCGCCGGCCCGGGCGGACGACACCGTGCTGGCCGAGATCTGCGCCAGCGTGGCCCTGCGCGACCTCAACCTCCTCGACCAGCTGCTCGCCCGGCTCGAGGAGCTGGAGGCGGGCGAGGAGGACCACCACCGCCTCGCCGAGCTCTACCAGCTCGACCACCTCGCGACCCGGCTGCGGCGCAACGCCGAGAACCTGCGCGTGCTGGCCGGCCAGGAGACCGCCGACGACACGGCCCGCGCGATCTCGGTGCTCGACGTCATGCGCGCGGCGATGTCCTCGATCGACCACTACGCCCGGATCACCATCGGCCGCGTCGTGAACCTCGGCGTCGTCGGCTTCGCCGCGGAGGACCTGGGCCGGGTGCTGGCGGAGCTGTTCGACAACGCGGCCAACCAGTCGTCGCCCAGCTCGCCGGTGAACGTCAGCGCGCACCTGACCGAGCAGGGCAGCGTGCTCGTCCGGATCGAGGACGAGGGCATCGGCATCCCCGCCGACCGCATCGAGGGCCTCAACGCGCGGCTGGCCGCCGGCGGTGACCTCGACGACGCCGCGGCGCGGCACATGGGGCTCGCGGTCGTCTCGCGCCTGGCCGCCCGCCACGGCGTCACCGTGCGGCTCGACCGGCGCAGCCCGCACGGCACGGTGGCCACCGTCCTGCTGCCCACGGGCATCGTGACCGAGCTGGCCGAGCACGCGTGGTCGGGCACCCGCACCGTGACCGTCGAGCCGGTCAAGGCGCCGGCGGGCGCACCGGCGGGCGCCGGCGCCCTCCCGCGCCGCCGTCCGGGCGCCTTCCCGCGCGAGGAGCCGGTCACGCCGGCGCCGCGCAAACCCAGCCCACGCCCGCGGCCGGCCGAGCAGGCCGGCGGCACCACCGCCAACGGCCTGCCGCGCCGGGTGCCCGGCAGCATCCGCGGCGCCGCGCCGGAACCGCCACCGCCGCCACCGGCGCCCGGGCCGCCGTCGGACGGCCACGAGCAGCTGCTCGCCGACCTCGGCGCGTTCGCCGACGGCGAGGCGGCCGCGCTCGCCGAAAACCGCTCCCCGCAGGACGAGACGCCCGGAGGAACCGCCTCGTGA
- a CDS encoding DUF742 domain-containing protein has product MPDDEAIPVPAKDAPVPRRSRRIRAYALTGGRTTTRHQLLVETLISVPQYDPALSDALMPESRSLYERARVRCSIAELSVGLDLPLGVVRVLIGDLATQGAVFVHPTAHAYHHDTTVLERILDGLKRLPA; this is encoded by the coding sequence ATGCCGGACGACGAAGCCATCCCCGTGCCCGCGAAGGACGCTCCCGTGCCGCGGCGCAGCCGCCGCATCCGCGCGTACGCGCTCACCGGCGGCCGGACCACCACCCGCCACCAGCTGCTGGTGGAGACGCTGATCTCGGTCCCGCAGTACGACCCGGCGCTGAGCGACGCGCTCATGCCCGAGTCGCGCTCGCTGTACGAACGCGCCCGGGTCCGGTGCTCGATCGCCGAGCTGTCGGTCGGGCTCGACCTGCCGCTGGGCGTGGTGCGGGTGCTGATCGGCGACCTCGCCACCCAGGGCGCGGTCTTCGTCCACCCCACCGCGCACGCCTACCACCACGACACCACCGTGCTCGAGAGGATCCTTGATGGGCTCAAGCGGCTCCCCGCCTGA
- a CDS encoding roadblock/LC7 domain-containing protein, producing MSAPQPAPANFAWLLDDFVRKVHGVSHALIMSVDGFPLTASDSVGEAEAEQLAAIASGLLSLAGNSAALFGKGACEQIIIRLTHGYFLFMGIGSGAGLAVLTSGEADMKVVAYEMTQFITNAGHALTPEVRAELRQVLTARRPRV from the coding sequence GTGAGCGCCCCCCAGCCGGCCCCGGCGAACTTCGCCTGGCTGCTCGACGACTTCGTGCGCAAGGTCCACGGCGTCAGCCACGCGCTGATCATGAGCGTGGACGGCTTCCCGCTCACCGCGTCCGACTCCGTCGGCGAGGCCGAGGCCGAGCAGCTCGCGGCGATCGCCAGCGGCCTGCTCTCGCTGGCGGGCAACAGCGCGGCGCTGTTCGGGAAGGGTGCCTGCGAGCAGATCATCATCCGGCTCACCCACGGCTACTTCCTGTTCATGGGCATCGGGTCCGGTGCCGGGCTCGCCGTGCTGACCTCCGGTGAGGCCGACATGAAAGTGGTCGCCTACGAGATGACCCAGTTCATCACCAACGCCGGCCACGCGCTCACCCCCGAGGTGCGCGCCGAGCTGCGTCAGGTGCTCACTGCGCGCCGCCCGAGGGTGTGA
- a CDS encoding styrene monooxygenase/indole monooxygenase family protein yields the protein MRKVLIVGAGQSGLQLALGLQAKGYDVTVMSARTPEEIRNGRVMSTQCMFHDALQHERDLGINLWEADTVNVEGLGVSVAAPDGGRALDWFAELDHIAQSVDQRVKMAGWLELFEDRGGKLVIHGVMTSELDALSRLYDLVVISAGKGELVQLFDRVPERSPFTKPMRALSLAYAHGVRPRPEHPDKMAVRFNIVPGVGELFMIPAYTLSGNCDILFFEGIPGGPLDCFGDHPGPDEHFRRILDLMRQFVPWEYDRCRDAELTDAKATLAGGYPPVVRDPVGTLPGGAVVLGMADVVVANDPITGQGSNNASHCAATYLDAIVERGDRPFDAEWMHDTFERYWAYARHVTEWTNALLLPPPPHVLQILGVAGQNPAVARRFANGFTDPTDFQHWFLDPARWEKYLAEV from the coding sequence ATGCGCAAGGTCCTGATCGTCGGCGCCGGGCAGTCCGGCCTGCAGCTGGCCCTCGGGCTGCAGGCGAAGGGCTACGACGTCACGGTGATGTCCGCGCGGACGCCGGAGGAGATCCGGAACGGGCGCGTGATGTCGACGCAGTGCATGTTCCACGACGCGCTGCAGCACGAGCGGGACCTCGGGATCAACCTCTGGGAAGCCGACACGGTGAACGTCGAGGGCCTCGGCGTGTCCGTGGCCGCGCCGGACGGCGGCCGCGCGCTCGACTGGTTCGCCGAGCTGGACCACATCGCGCAGTCGGTCGACCAGCGGGTCAAGATGGCGGGCTGGCTGGAGCTGTTCGAAGACCGCGGTGGCAAGCTCGTCATCCACGGCGTGATGACCTCGGAGCTGGACGCCCTGTCCCGGCTCTACGACCTGGTGGTCATCTCGGCGGGCAAGGGCGAGCTGGTGCAGCTGTTCGACCGCGTGCCGGAGCGGTCGCCGTTCACCAAGCCGATGCGCGCGCTCTCGCTGGCCTACGCCCACGGCGTCCGGCCGCGGCCGGAGCACCCGGACAAGATGGCGGTGCGCTTCAACATCGTGCCCGGCGTCGGCGAGCTGTTCATGATCCCCGCGTACACGCTGAGCGGGAACTGCGACATCCTGTTCTTCGAGGGCATCCCGGGCGGCCCGCTGGACTGCTTCGGCGACCACCCGGGCCCGGACGAGCACTTCCGGCGCATTCTCGACCTCATGCGGCAGTTCGTGCCGTGGGAGTACGACCGCTGCCGCGACGCCGAGCTGACCGACGCCAAGGCGACGCTGGCCGGCGGCTACCCGCCGGTGGTGCGCGACCCGGTCGGCACCCTGCCGGGCGGGGCGGTCGTGCTGGGCATGGCCGACGTCGTCGTGGCCAACGACCCGATCACCGGGCAGGGGTCGAACAACGCCAGCCACTGCGCGGCGACCTACCTCGACGCGATCGTGGAGCGCGGCGACCGCCCGTTCGACGCGGAGTGGATGCACGACACGTTCGAGCGCTACTGGGCGTACGCCCGGCACGTCACCGAATGGACGAACGCGCTGCTCCTGCCGCCGCCCCCGCACGTGCTCCAGATCCTCGGCGTGGCGGGGCAGAATCCCGCGGTCGCCCGGCGGTTCGCGAACGGATTCACCGATCCGACGGACTTCCAGCACTGGTTCCTGGATCCGGCACGCTGGGAGAAATACCTGGCAGAGGTGTAG
- a CDS encoding ABC transporter ATP-binding protein produces the protein MLVKLLRSHLRPYRSTLWVIVLLQLVQTIAMLYLPTLNADIVDNGLIKGDMGYIVRVGAVMLAVTLAQIAGSIGAVYYGARTAMAVGRDIRAGVFHRVQDFSAREVGQFGTPSLITRTTNDVQQIQMLVVMTLTLMVSAPIMCVGGIILALNLDVPLSSLLLVIVPVLAVAVGSIIAKMRPAFRLMQERLDRINQVLREQIMGIRVIRAFVRDKHERERFDVANDQLLTVSLRVGRLMALMFPIVMLVMNASSVAVLWFGGQRIDSGSMQIGAMTAFLSYLLQILMAVMMATFMFMMVPRAEVSAERISEVLDTESSVRPPVSPIRPGAVHGHLELSGVEFRYPGAEKPVLQDISLIGRPGETTAVIGSTGTGKTTLLNLIPRLMDATRGTVKVDGVDVRDLDPAVLARAVGLVPQKPYLFAGTVASNLRYGNPDATDEQLWHALEVAQAKDFVEAMPEGLNSPIAQGGTNVSGGQRQRLAIARMLVHKPEIYLFDDSFSALDYATDAALRRALVPETADATVVIVAQRVSTIRNADRIIVLDEGRVVGTGTHHELFEGNETYREIVLSQLTEQEAA, from the coding sequence GTGCTAGTCAAGCTCCTGCGCAGTCATCTGCGCCCCTACCGGAGCACGTTGTGGGTGATCGTGCTGCTGCAGCTGGTGCAGACGATCGCCATGCTCTACCTCCCGACGCTCAACGCCGACATCGTCGACAACGGCCTGATCAAGGGCGACATGGGCTACATCGTCCGGGTCGGCGCCGTGATGCTCGCGGTGACGCTGGCCCAGATCGCCGGCTCGATCGGCGCGGTGTACTACGGCGCACGCACCGCGATGGCGGTCGGCCGCGACATCCGCGCCGGCGTCTTCCACCGGGTGCAGGACTTCTCGGCCCGCGAAGTCGGCCAGTTCGGCACGCCGTCGCTGATCACCCGCACCACCAACGACGTCCAGCAGATCCAGATGCTGGTCGTGATGACGCTGACGCTGATGGTGTCGGCGCCGATCATGTGCGTCGGCGGGATCATCCTGGCGCTGAACCTCGACGTGCCGCTCTCCTCGCTGCTGCTGGTCATCGTGCCGGTGCTGGCGGTCGCCGTCGGGTCGATCATCGCGAAGATGCGCCCCGCGTTCCGGCTGATGCAGGAGCGGCTCGACCGGATCAACCAGGTGCTGCGCGAGCAGATCATGGGTATCCGGGTCATCCGCGCGTTCGTGCGGGACAAGCACGAGCGCGAGCGCTTCGACGTCGCCAACGACCAGCTGCTCACCGTTTCGCTGCGGGTCGGGCGGCTGATGGCGCTGATGTTCCCGATCGTCATGCTGGTGATGAACGCCTCCAGCGTCGCGGTGCTGTGGTTCGGCGGGCAGCGCATCGACTCCGGCAGCATGCAGATCGGCGCCATGACGGCGTTCCTGTCCTACCTGCTGCAGATCCTGATGGCCGTCATGATGGCCACGTTCATGTTCATGATGGTGCCGCGCGCGGAGGTCAGCGCGGAGCGGATCAGCGAGGTGCTCGACACGGAGTCGAGCGTGCGGCCGCCGGTGTCGCCGATCCGGCCCGGCGCGGTGCACGGCCACCTCGAGCTCTCCGGCGTGGAGTTCCGCTACCCCGGCGCGGAAAAGCCGGTGCTGCAGGACATCTCGCTGATCGGGCGGCCGGGTGAGACGACCGCGGTGATCGGGTCGACCGGCACGGGGAAGACCACGCTGCTGAACCTCATCCCGCGGCTGATGGACGCCACCCGCGGCACGGTGAAGGTCGACGGCGTCGACGTGCGCGACCTCGACCCGGCGGTGCTCGCCCGCGCGGTCGGGCTCGTGCCGCAGAAGCCGTACCTGTTCGCCGGGACGGTGGCGAGCAACCTGCGTTACGGCAACCCCGACGCGACCGACGAACAGCTGTGGCACGCGCTGGAAGTGGCGCAGGCCAAGGACTTCGTCGAAGCGATGCCGGAGGGCCTGAACTCGCCGATCGCCCAGGGCGGCACCAACGTCTCGGGCGGCCAGCGGCAGCGGCTCGCGATCGCGCGGATGCTCGTGCACAAGCCGGAGATCTACCTGTTCGACGACTCCTTCTCGGCGCTGGACTACGCGACCGACGCGGCCCTGCGCCGCGCGCTCGTGCCGGAAACCGCCGACGCGACGGTGGTCATCGTCGCCCAGCGGGTCAGCACCATCCGCAACGCCGACCGGATCATCGTCCTCGACGAGGGCCGCGTCGTCGGCACCGGCACCCACCACGAGCTGTTCGAGGGCAACGAAACCTACCGGGAGATCGTGCTTTCGCAGCTGACCGAGCAGGAGGCGGCGTGA
- a CDS encoding GTP-binding protein, which translates to MGSSGSPPEGDLLTISAKIVVAGGFGVGKTTFVGAVSEVPPMSNEAWMTEAGEGIDEIPPGGKSTTTVAMDFGRITLRPDLLLYLFGTPGQARFWFLWDDLSRGALGAVVLVDTSRIDESFAAINYFENDSDLPFVVAVNQFEGKPVHDLDEVRDALALDPSVPLVTCDARDRASTIATLTELVGHTLSLAVLSGPRELAGTIPHA; encoded by the coding sequence ATGGGCTCAAGCGGCTCCCCGCCTGAGGGCGATCTGCTGACGATCTCCGCGAAGATCGTCGTCGCCGGGGGCTTCGGTGTCGGCAAGACCACGTTCGTCGGCGCGGTGTCGGAGGTGCCGCCGATGAGCAACGAGGCGTGGATGACCGAGGCCGGGGAAGGCATCGACGAAATCCCGCCCGGCGGCAAGTCGACCACGACCGTGGCGATGGACTTCGGCCGCATCACCCTGCGGCCGGACCTGCTGCTGTACCTGTTCGGCACGCCGGGGCAGGCGCGGTTCTGGTTCCTCTGGGACGACCTCAGCCGCGGCGCGCTGGGCGCGGTCGTGCTGGTCGACACCAGCCGGATCGACGAGTCGTTCGCGGCGATCAACTACTTCGAGAACGACTCGGACCTGCCGTTCGTCGTGGCGGTCAACCAGTTCGAGGGCAAGCCGGTGCACGACCTCGACGAGGTCCGCGACGCGCTGGCGCTCGACCCCAGCGTCCCGCTGGTGACCTGCGACGCCCGGGACCGCGCTTCGACGATCGCCACCCTGACCGAGCTGGTCGGCCACACGCTGTCGCTGGCGGTGCTCTCCGGCCCGCGTGAGCTGGCCGGCACCATCCCGCACGCCTGA
- a CDS encoding ABC transporter ATP-binding protein: MSTTESPKAAVTDAGERPTAQRHKNTGAATVGPGRWMGAGAPPEKALDFKGSLKRLLRLLRPQQAALIGVLVLGAASVALTVIGPKILGQATDAILAGVLGKQVPPGVTKEQIVAGLRARGDGTLADIYSRVDLVPGVGIDFTKVGQILLTVLALFVIASFFGLIQARLTTTLVQNAVYRLRQDVEDKFARLPLKYFDRQPRGEVLSRVTNDIDNLAQSLQQTLSQIVSSLLTVVGVLIMMFLISPLLAVIALLTVPLSAVVAAKIGKRAQPNFIKQWSTTGKLNAHVEEMYTGHSLVKVFGRREESAAIFDKQNETLYEASFRAQFISGMIQPAMMFIGNLSYVLVAVIGALRVASGSLTLGEVQAFIQYSRQFSQPVTQIASMANLLQSGVASAERVFALLDAEEQAPEPQRPARPEVVRGRVEFQDVSFRYLPDKPLIEDLSLTVEPGQTVAIVGPTGAGKTTLVNLLMRFYELDSGRITLDGVDIAKMNREELRDQTGMVLQDAWLFGGTIAENIAYGADNPTREEIVEAAQATYVDRFVRTLPDGYDTVLDDEGGTVSAGEKQLITVARAFLAKPVILILDEATSSVDTRTEVLIQRAMNSLRSGRTSFVIAHRLSTIRDADVILVMEHGRIVEQGDHETLLHSGGAYARLYAAQFAEAMAETD, from the coding sequence GTGAGCACCACGGAATCGCCCAAGGCCGCCGTCACCGACGCCGGGGAACGGCCGACCGCGCAGCGGCACAAGAACACCGGCGCCGCGACCGTCGGTCCCGGCCGGTGGATGGGCGCCGGCGCGCCGCCCGAGAAGGCCCTCGACTTCAAGGGCTCGCTCAAACGGCTGCTGCGCCTGCTGCGGCCGCAGCAGGCGGCGCTGATCGGCGTGCTCGTGCTCGGCGCGGCGAGCGTCGCGCTGACGGTGATCGGGCCGAAGATCCTCGGCCAGGCCACCGACGCGATCCTCGCCGGCGTCCTCGGCAAGCAGGTGCCGCCGGGGGTCACGAAGGAGCAGATCGTCGCCGGGCTGCGCGCCCGCGGCGACGGCACGCTGGCCGACATCTACAGCCGCGTGGACCTGGTGCCCGGCGTCGGGATCGACTTCACGAAGGTCGGGCAGATCCTGCTGACCGTGCTGGCCCTGTTCGTGATCGCGTCGTTCTTCGGGCTGATCCAGGCCCGGCTGACGACGACGCTGGTGCAGAACGCGGTGTACCGGCTGCGCCAGGACGTCGAGGACAAGTTCGCCCGGCTGCCGCTGAAGTACTTCGACCGCCAGCCCCGCGGCGAGGTCCTCTCCCGCGTCACCAACGACATCGACAACCTGGCGCAGTCGCTGCAGCAGACGCTGTCGCAGATCGTGTCGTCGCTGCTGACGGTGGTCGGCGTGCTCATCATGATGTTCCTGATCTCGCCGCTGCTGGCGGTGATCGCGCTGCTCACGGTACCGCTGTCGGCGGTCGTGGCGGCGAAGATCGGGAAGCGGGCGCAGCCGAACTTCATCAAGCAGTGGTCGACGACCGGCAAGCTCAACGCGCACGTCGAGGAGATGTACACCGGGCACTCGCTGGTCAAGGTGTTCGGCCGCCGCGAGGAGTCCGCGGCGATCTTCGACAAGCAGAACGAAACGCTGTACGAGGCGAGCTTCCGGGCACAGTTCATCTCCGGGATGATCCAGCCGGCGATGATGTTCATCGGCAACCTGAGCTACGTGCTCGTGGCGGTGATCGGCGCGCTGCGGGTCGCGTCGGGCAGCCTGACGCTGGGCGAGGTGCAGGCGTTCATCCAGTACTCGCGCCAGTTCAGCCAGCCGGTCACGCAGATCGCCAGCATGGCGAACCTGCTGCAGTCCGGCGTCGCCTCGGCCGAGCGGGTCTTCGCGCTGCTGGACGCCGAAGAGCAGGCGCCGGAGCCGCAGCGCCCGGCGCGGCCCGAGGTGGTCCGCGGGCGCGTGGAGTTCCAGGACGTCTCGTTCCGCTACCTGCCGGACAAGCCGCTGATCGAAGACCTGTCGCTGACCGTGGAACCCGGCCAGACGGTGGCGATCGTCGGCCCGACCGGCGCCGGCAAGACGACGCTGGTCAACCTGCTGATGCGGTTCTACGAGCTGGACAGCGGCCGGATCACCCTCGACGGCGTCGACATCGCGAAGATGAACCGCGAAGAGCTGCGCGACCAGACCGGCATGGTGCTGCAGGACGCGTGGCTGTTCGGCGGCACCATCGCCGAGAACATCGCCTACGGCGCGGACAACCCGACCCGCGAGGAGATCGTCGAAGCGGCACAGGCGACGTACGTGGACCGCTTCGTCCGCACGCTGCCGGACGGGTACGACACGGTGCTCGACGACGAGGGCGGCACGGTCAGCGCGGGCGAGAAGCAGCTGATCACGGTGGCGCGGGCGTTCCTGGCCAAGCCGGTCATCCTCATCCTCGACGAGGCGACCAGCTCGGTGGACACCCGCACCGAGGTGCTCATCCAGCGGGCGATGAACTCGCTGCGCAGCGGCCGCACCAGCTTCGTCATCGCGCACCGCCTTTCGACGATCCGCGACGCGGACGTGATCCTGGTGATGGAGCACGGGCGGATCGTCGAGCAGGGCGACCACGAAACGCTCCTGCACAGCGGCGGCGCCTACGCGCGGCTGTACGCGGCGCAGTTCGCCGAAGCCATGGCGGAGACGGACTGA
- a CDS encoding TetR/AcrR family transcriptional regulator produces MPPGEPPKLTLRERKKREARRALAQAALRLALDRGIENVRVEDIATEVGVSPRTFNNYFSSKEQAVCAMVADRHEGMREALLARPEGEPLWESVKQAVLEQYSREGEPDRAYVARIRELMGQLMLRGEFLNAHAAVERVLAETIAKRVGGVDHLLCRLMAAAVESAVRVAFVNWFTTEGEPFLPILERLLDELAAGMPTLTGGAPKSEPNTTPLGEPLC; encoded by the coding sequence ATGCCGCCGGGGGAACCACCGAAGCTGACACTGCGGGAACGCAAGAAGCGCGAAGCCCGTCGTGCCCTCGCGCAGGCCGCGTTGCGCCTCGCGCTGGATCGGGGGATCGAGAACGTCCGGGTCGAGGACATCGCCACCGAGGTGGGCGTCTCGCCACGGACGTTCAACAACTACTTTTCCAGCAAGGAGCAGGCGGTCTGCGCGATGGTCGCCGACCGCCACGAGGGCATGCGCGAAGCCCTGCTCGCCCGGCCCGAAGGCGAGCCGCTCTGGGAGTCGGTCAAGCAGGCCGTGCTCGAGCAATATTCGCGTGAGGGCGAGCCGGATCGCGCGTATGTTGCGCGTATCCGGGAGCTGATGGGCCAGCTCATGCTGCGTGGTGAGTTCCTCAACGCCCACGCGGCGGTCGAGCGGGTCCTCGCCGAGACGATCGCGAAACGGGTGGGCGGTGTGGACCACCTGCTGTGCCGGCTCATGGCCGCGGCCGTGGAAAGCGCGGTCCGGGTCGCCTTCGTCAACTGGTTCACCACCGAAGGCGAGCCGTTCCTGCCGATCCTGGAACGCCTGCTCGACGAGCTGGCGGCCGGGATGCCCACGCTGACCGGCGGCGCACCGAAATCCGAACCGAACACCACTCCACTGGGGGAACCGTTGTGCTAG